In the Oncorhynchus keta strain PuntledgeMale-10-30-2019 chromosome 14, Oket_V2, whole genome shotgun sequence genome, one interval contains:
- the LOC118393063 gene encoding stromelysin-3: protein MMIMMQTSVLSCVFTLQCLRSMHCSPVPEAIRYKATPGWLQRFDLHDLKKRGRVPHPQDTLKDTALAIGDPVKAALVTNNTEESNRPRCGVPDYPTLKDVIYRGRHRQKRFVLFGGRLEKTDLTYKVVRFPWQMSEEKVRRVLLEALRVWSEVTPLTFTEVSSGKADIVIDFTSYWHGDNLPFDGPGGILAHAFFPKTHREGDIHFDYDEAWSLGNYMGTDLLQVAAHEFGHVLGLQHSQEPGAVMSPYYSFSYPLELSEDDKLGIQYLYGPRPHVQPPSPPQPLPQITTDTNEIISSIPDACQTDFDAVSMIRGELFFFKSRYVWRIREGRLEAGYPALASRHWRGIPESIDAAFEDQSGNIWFFQGQSYWVFDAERQITGPDSVQSLGLSVSHIQAALRWGQDNNYNTYLFKSGSYWRFSPKENRVDSIYPRNMQDWRGIPSDVDAAFKDQYGYAHFIRGRQYWKFDPVEMNSLQGYPRYFHMDFFGCRNEDPLKDPCWFQVEPIWFQVEPFWIQCRTLCKSVRCIAVAPGPNGSTNVLSVIGKNEFILTMAHSFTQEYFQIPSVTRAYTTACVLTTAAVQLEVITPFQLYFNPDLIIRRYQIWRLITNFLFFGSLGFSFLFNIIFLYRYCRMLEEGSFRGRTADFVYMFLFGGVLMTLFGLFANLFFLGQAFTIMLVYVWSRRNPYIRMNFFGLLNFQAPFLPWVLMGFSLLLGNSIVVDLLGIGVGHIYYFLEDVFPNQPGGRKLLMTPELLRTVFDTQEEDPSYFPLPEEQAGEFWQDQGGDGGEPNDQGQ from the exons GGATGGCTCCAGAGGTTTGATCTCCATGACctaaagaagagaggaagagtgccCCATCCTCAGGACACACTCAAAGACACAGCCTTGGCCATAGGAGACCCTGTAAAAGCAGCACTGGTAACTAACAACACTGAGGAGTCTAACCGCCCCCGGTGTGGCGTCCCTGACTACCCCACACTGAAGGATGTCATCTACAGGGGGAGACACAGGCAGAAACGCTTTGTCCTGTTTGGGGGGCGCTTGGAGAAAACTGACCTCACCTACAA AGTGGTTCGTTTCCCCTGGCAGATGAGCGAAGAAAAAGTGCGGCGTGTCCTGCTGGAAGCCCTGAGAGTGTGGAGTGAGGTCACACCCCTGACATTCACTGAGGTCAGCAGTGGAAAGGCTGACATTGTCATTGACTTCACTAG TTACTGGCATGGAGATAACCTGCCCTTTGACGGCCCTGGGGGCATTCTAGCCCATGCCTTCTTCCCCAAGACCCACAGGGAGGGTGACATCCATTTTGACTATGATGAGGCGTGGTCCCTTGGCAACTACATGG GCACAGACCTCCTCCAAGTGGCTGCTCATGAGTTCGGGCATGTTCTTGGCCTGCAGCACTCCCAGGAACCGGGCGCAGTGATGTCCCCCTATTACAGCTTCTCCTATCCCCTGGAGCTGAGCGAGGATGACAAGCTGGGGATCCAATACCTGTATGGCCCTCGTCCACATGTCCAGCCCCCATCTCCACCCCAACCACTGCCACAAATCACTACAGATACCAATGAGATCATTAGTAGTATT cCTGACGCCTGCCAGACAGACTTCGATGCTGTGTCTATGATTCGCGGAGAGCTGTTTTTCTTTAAGTCACGCTATGTGTGGCGCATTCGGGAGGGACGGCTGGAGGCAGGCTACCCCGCGCTGGCATCCCGCCATTGGAGGGGGATTCCAGAGAGCATTGATGCAGCCTTTGAAGACCAATCAGGGAATATCTGGTTCTTTCAAG GTCAAAGCTACTGGGTGTTtgatgcagagagacagatcacAGGGCCAGACTCTGTGCAGAGCCTCGGCCTGTCAGTCTCCCACATCCAGGCAGCTCTGCGCTGGGGCCAGGACAACAACTAcaacacctacttattcaagtcAGGCAGCTACTGGAGGTTTAGCCCCAAGGAGAACCGTGTCGACTCTATCTACCCTCGCAACATGCAGGACTGGCGCGGCATCCCCAGTGATGTCGACGCAGCCTTCAAGGACCAATATG GCTATGCCCACTTTATCAGAGGGAGGCAGTACTGGAAGTTTGATCCTGTGGAGATGAATTCACTACAGGGTTATCCTCGCTATTTTCACATGGACTTCTTTGGTTGCAGAAAT gaggacCCTTTGAAGGACCcttgttggttccaggtagaacccatttggttccaagtagaaccattTTGGATTCAATGTAGAACCCTTTGCAAGAGTGTACG GTGCATCGCTGTTGCACCCGGACCTAATGGTTCAACAAATGTATTAAGCGTCATAGGCAAAAACGAGTTTATTCTGACCATGGCTCACAGCTTCACTCAAGAATATTTCCAGATTCCTTCCGTTACCAGAGCGTACACTACAGCTTGCGTTTTGACTACAGCAGCGGTG CAATTGGAGGTAATCACCCCATTTCAGCTTTATTTCAACCCAGACCTTATCATTAGAAGATACCAG ATATGGCGGCTGATCACCAACTTCCTCTTTTTCGGATCACTTGGATTCAGTTTTTTGTTCAACATCATCTTTCT GTATCGTTATTGTCGTATGCTGGAGGAAGGGTCTTTCCGAGGCCGCACTGCAGATTTCGTATATATGTTCCTGTTTGGGGGTGTCCTCATGACT CTGTTTGGCCTCTTTGCCAACCTATTCTTCCTGGGCCAGGCATTCACCATCATGCTGGTGTATGTGTGGAGTAGAAGGAATCCTTACATACGCATGAACTTCTTCGGCCTTCTGAACTTCCAGGCACCGTTTCTGCCCTGGGTGCTCATGGGATTCTCATTGCTGCTTGGCAATTCCATTGTCGTTGACCTTctag GAATCGGTGTAGGACACATCTACTACTTTCTGGAAGACGTGTTTCCAAACCAGCCTGGAGGCAGGAAGCTGCTGATGACACCAGAACTTCT TCGAACCGTTTTTGATACCCAAGAGGAAGACCCCAGCTACTTCCCACTCCCTGAGGAGCAGGCTGGAGAGTTTTGGCAGGACCAAGGTGGAGACGGAGGGGAGCCCAATGACCAGGGGCAGTAG